A single Aspergillus chevalieri M1 DNA, chromosome 3, nearly complete sequence DNA region contains:
- a CDS encoding dolichol-phosphate mannosyltransferase subunit 3 (COG:G;~EggNog:ENOG410PQTQ;~InterPro:IPR013174;~PFAM:PF08285;~TransMembrane:2 (i7-25o37-54i);~go_process: GO:0006486 - protein glycosylation [Evidence IEA]): MTRAQQTLSVLLLVSSLYLVLYLGLVPLNETVQYEVIPVLPFYALISFGCYLLGRLGVAIMTFNDVPEAHDELQKEIELAKADLRRGDVDVD, encoded by the exons ATGACGCGCGCTCAACAGACTCTCTCAGTTCTGCTGCTGGTTTCTTCG CTCTACCTCGTTCTCTACCTGGGTCTCGTCCCCCTAAATGAGACCGTCCAGTACGAAGTAATCCCTGTT CTCCCCTTCTACGCCCTGATATCCTTCGGATGCTACCTGCTCGGCCGGCTGGGAGTGGCGATCATGACCTTCAACGACGTCCCTGAGGCGCACGACGAACTGCAgaaagagattgagctggCCAAGGCTGATCTGCGTCGGGGGGATGTCGACGTGGACTAA
- the HPT1 gene encoding xanthine phosphoribosyltransferase (COG:S;~EggNog:ENOG410PIW2;~InterPro:IPR029057,IPR000836;~go_process: GO:0009116 - nucleoside metabolic process [Evidence IEA]): MPQKVYVTYNQVHKLCQTSAEKILDVFRPNLMIAIGGGGYVPARILRSFLKRPGEPNIPIQAIGLSLYEDLGRGDPEEVPGTKVTRTQWLDLSSLEMNNLIGKNILIVDEVDDTRTTLEYAVRELQKDVETAQKQLGREGEKTNFFVFVLHNKNKAKKGELPEDMMEKYYHASLTTDDVWICYPWEAKDIDEHDRLSKENPL, translated from the exons ATGCCGCAGAAAGTCTATGTCACATATAACCAG GTGCACAAGCTCTGTCAGACCTCCGCCGAAAAGATTCTTGATGTCTTCCGCCCTAACCTTATGATCGCtattggcggtggtggttaTGTCCCTGCCCGCATTCTCCG GTCCTTCTTGAAGCGCCCCGGCGAGCCCAACATCCCCATCCAGGCTATTGGTCTGTCGCTTTACGAAGACTTGGGTCGCGGTGACCCCGAAGAGGTTCCCGGTACCAAGGTCACTCGCACACAATGGCTGGACCTGAGCTCGCTGGAGATGAACAACCTGATCGGAAagaacatcctcatcgtGGACGAGGTCGATGACACCCGGACAACGCTGGAATACGCCGTTAGGGAACTCCAGAAGGACGTTGAGACGGCGCAGAAGCAGTTGGGTCGTGAGGGCGAGAAGACCAACTTCTTCGTCTTTGTACTTCAC AACAAGaacaaggccaagaagggcGAGCTGCCTGAGGACATGATGGAGAAGTACTACCACGCATCTTTGACCACTGACGATGTGTGGATTTGCTATCCGTGGGAAGCCAA GGACATCGACGAACACGACCGCTTGTCCAAGGAGAACCCTCTTTAA